In the genome of Myxococcales bacterium, one region contains:
- a CDS encoding glutathionylspermidine synthase family protein, whose protein sequence is MSDASSPSYDDFAARVAESGIVTDPWLRGKPRFGAKPVLLSSQELAALYRATEQVAGVYNDVCQMCADNPDLLDSFFGLTPFQKAMWESSRPMWHGLARADVFETDEGYAFAELNSDTPTGEAEAVVLNQVVHPQYPDTLDPNAALAATYCEMVEGLARHVLGDDHPRVAGLVYPTEFTEDLGVIRLFKRWFEERGWGVVLGSPYNLTLDAQGHACLFDVRFSVMLRHYKTDWWGERVSAWDDENVPDVEPLREPMGIALAAALGGKLCIVNPFGAVLPQNKRSMAFMWEHIHRFGPAAQEVIRRHIPATFRLEILESAVLVTQKDDWVLKSDYGSEGEEVIIGKLAPAADWEKCLAHARPGHWVAQRYFEARANADGEVVNYGVYVIAGCAAGIYSRKHKGATTDEALSVATLVKKP, encoded by the coding sequence ATGAGCGACGCTTCCTCTCCGAGCTACGACGACTTCGCCGCGCGAGTGGCGGAGTCCGGCATCGTCACCGATCCCTGGCTCCGCGGTAAGCCGCGCTTCGGCGCGAAACCAGTGCTGCTGTCGTCGCAGGAGCTGGCCGCCCTGTACCGCGCTACCGAGCAGGTTGCCGGCGTCTACAACGACGTGTGCCAAATGTGCGCGGACAATCCGGACCTGCTCGACTCGTTCTTCGGCCTGACCCCGTTCCAGAAGGCAATGTGGGAGTCATCGCGCCCCATGTGGCACGGACTCGCGCGTGCTGACGTGTTCGAGACCGACGAGGGTTACGCCTTCGCGGAGCTGAACAGCGACACCCCCACGGGGGAGGCCGAGGCAGTCGTGCTCAACCAGGTGGTCCACCCGCAATACCCGGACACGCTGGACCCCAACGCGGCGCTCGCTGCGACCTACTGCGAAATGGTCGAGGGGCTCGCACGACACGTGCTCGGTGACGACCACCCGCGCGTTGCCGGGCTCGTCTACCCGACGGAGTTCACCGAAGACCTCGGTGTCATCCGTTTGTTCAAGCGTTGGTTCGAGGAGCGCGGCTGGGGTGTGGTGCTCGGCTCGCCCTACAACCTGACCCTCGACGCCCAGGGGCACGCCTGCCTGTTCGACGTGCGCTTCAGCGTCATGCTCCGTCACTACAAGACCGACTGGTGGGGCGAACGGGTGAGCGCGTGGGACGACGAAAACGTGCCCGACGTGGAACCGCTCCGGGAGCCCATGGGCATCGCCCTGGCGGCCGCGCTCGGCGGCAAGCTGTGCATCGTGAACCCCTTCGGTGCCGTGCTGCCGCAGAACAAACGCAGCATGGCCTTCATGTGGGAGCACATCCACCGCTTCGGTCCGGCCGCACAAGAGGTGATTCGCCGCCACATTCCAGCGACTTTCCGCCTGGAGATCCTCGAGTCCGCTGTGCTGGTCACCCAGAAGGACGACTGGGTCCTCAAGAGTGACTACGGCTCCGAAGGGGAAGAGGTGATCATCGGCAAGCTCGCGCCGGCGGCCGACTGGGAGAAGTGCCTCGCTCACGCGCGCCCCGGGCACTGGGTGGCTCAGCGTTACTTCGAAGCGCGGGCAAACGCCGACGGTGAGGTCGTGAACTACGGCGTCTACGTGATCGCCGGCTGCGCCGCGGGTATCTACTCGCGCAAGCACAAGGGCGCGACCACGGACGAGGCGCTCAGCGTGGCGACACTGGTGAAGAAGCCCTGA
- a CDS encoding aromatic ring-hydroxylating dioxygenase subunit alpha: MTRFPLSATELRSVLAPLGQAELLPKAAYLDGSVFELERTLLFDRAWLQVCRSEEVEAPGSFVLAPVTPEGILVTRGADLGLYAHFNVCRHRGALLTREPVGRCEAFVCPYHGWRYELSGRLSSAPGTDALDGFRTAEHGLSCVRVAEWKGNVFVNLWSEAAPLADALAPVPAHLDRLHVGQLRLGRRVEHDVSANWKLLIENFQESHHFSRVHASLERWTPCERSSSFVADGAWLGGTMELVDEAETVSMDGRRHERPLLGGTSEVDRRRVYDYFCWPNLLLSAQPDYLLSYRVWPLSPEKSRVIADVLFHPAAFVDGFEPRDVYEFWDITNREDREICESQQLGLASRGYTRGRYASSEDGTHAFDGRVASFYLDHLEAKADP, translated from the coding sequence GTGACTCGTTTCCCGCTCTCGGCGACCGAGCTCCGCTCGGTGCTCGCGCCCCTGGGGCAAGCCGAGCTGTTGCCCAAGGCTGCCTACCTGGACGGCAGCGTATTCGAGCTGGAGCGGACGCTGCTGTTCGATCGTGCGTGGTTGCAGGTCTGCCGCAGCGAAGAGGTCGAGGCGCCCGGGTCGTTCGTGCTCGCGCCGGTCACGCCGGAGGGCATCTTGGTCACGCGAGGCGCCGATCTCGGTCTCTACGCTCACTTCAACGTGTGTCGTCATCGTGGCGCACTCTTGACCCGCGAGCCCGTCGGGCGCTGCGAAGCGTTTGTGTGCCCCTACCACGGCTGGCGTTACGAGCTCAGCGGTCGGCTCTCGAGCGCCCCGGGGACCGACGCCCTCGACGGTTTCCGGACCGCCGAGCACGGGCTCAGCTGCGTGCGCGTCGCAGAGTGGAAGGGCAACGTGTTCGTCAATCTGTGGTCCGAGGCGGCGCCCCTCGCGGACGCACTCGCTCCAGTCCCGGCACACCTCGATCGCCTGCACGTAGGCCAGCTGCGGCTCGGCCGCCGGGTGGAGCATGACGTGTCTGCGAACTGGAAGCTGCTGATCGAGAACTTCCAAGAGTCGCATCATTTCTCCCGTGTGCACGCCTCGCTCGAGCGCTGGACACCGTGCGAGCGCTCTTCGAGCTTCGTGGCGGACGGCGCCTGGCTCGGCGGCACGATGGAGCTCGTCGACGAAGCCGAGACGGTGTCGATGGACGGACGCCGGCACGAGCGCCCGCTGCTCGGTGGAACCAGCGAGGTCGATCGCCGAAGGGTCTACGACTACTTCTGCTGGCCGAACCTGCTCCTCAGCGCACAGCCGGACTATCTGTTGAGTTATCGTGTCTGGCCGCTGTCGCCGGAGAAGAGCAGAGTCATCGCCGACGTGCTGTTTCACCCTGCGGCCTTCGTGGACGGTTTCGAGCCCCGGGACGTGTACGAGTTCTGGGACATCACGAACCGCGAAGACCGCGAGATCTGCGAGAGCCAGCAGCTCGGCCTTGCCTCGCGCGGTTACACCCGAGGTCGTTACGCATCGAGTGAAGACGGGACTCACGCTTTTGATGGCCGCGTCGCGAGCTTCTACCTGGACCACCTCGAAGCGAAGGCGGACCCATGA
- a CDS encoding ABC-F family ATP-binding cassette domain-containing protein: MIGISNLSKGFGPQTLFEDVTLQLNAGSRYGLVGANGSGKTTLLKILTGSEPASGGEVKFAKNARIGVLRQDRFESDDQIILDVAMMGDEIVHRALAEQDGLSADHEPDPHRIAEIDEILRAHDGYTLEARAAQVLMGLGIPESAIRQPLRTLSGGFKLRVLLAQVLVSRPDAVLLDEPTNHLDILSIRWLERFLNSYRGCAVVISHDQRFLNTIATHILDVDYGTVIEYPGNYEAFHELKVATRERKEAAIARVQKIIAEKKAFVERFRAKATKARQAQSRVKQIEKIEVETLASSSRRYPKLKFDLKRPSGKDVLEIDEVSKAYGENQVLKSVSLTIRRGERVAVIGANGLGKSTLLKIVTENLARDAGSVKWGHETHVGYFAQDHRDQLTNPKQTALDFLWDSCPQEGTSFVRGVLGRLLFSGEDVEKAVGDLSGGEATRLIFSRLMVQKPNVLVLDEPTNHLDLESIESLVESLDAYQGTLLFVSHDRWFVERLATRVIEIKSDGLNDFNGTYREYLERLGDDHLDADYAELRAKANKSAKSKSVAPPPPGQRTNRQKALPKKRDEVLDKIAAVEAKLSEINAAYSTPGFFDKTPMDVVSRLQAERTAFEAQLAALTAEWESLETELSALE; encoded by the coding sequence GTGATCGGCATCTCCAATCTGAGCAAGGGCTTCGGCCCCCAGACCCTGTTCGAGGACGTGACGCTGCAGCTCAACGCCGGCAGCCGCTACGGGCTCGTCGGGGCCAATGGCTCGGGCAAGACCACCCTGCTCAAGATCCTGACCGGGAGCGAGCCGGCCAGCGGCGGTGAGGTAAAGTTCGCGAAGAACGCCCGCATCGGGGTGCTGCGTCAGGATCGCTTCGAGAGCGACGATCAGATCATCCTAGACGTTGCCATGATGGGCGACGAGATCGTGCACCGGGCACTGGCCGAGCAGGACGGGCTGAGCGCCGATCACGAGCCGGACCCGCACCGCATCGCGGAAATAGACGAGATCTTGCGGGCGCACGACGGCTACACCCTCGAGGCCCGGGCCGCGCAGGTGCTGATGGGGCTGGGCATTCCGGAGAGCGCCATCCGCCAACCGCTGCGGACCCTGAGCGGCGGATTCAAGCTGCGGGTGCTCCTGGCGCAGGTCCTGGTGAGCCGCCCGGACGCCGTGTTGCTCGACGAGCCGACCAACCATCTGGACATCCTGAGCATCCGTTGGCTCGAGCGCTTCCTCAACTCTTACCGCGGTTGTGCGGTGGTGATCAGTCACGATCAACGTTTCTTGAACACCATCGCCACGCACATCCTGGACGTCGATTACGGGACCGTGATCGAGTACCCCGGCAACTACGAGGCGTTTCACGAGCTGAAGGTCGCGACCCGGGAGCGGAAGGAAGCCGCCATCGCCCGGGTGCAGAAGATCATCGCCGAGAAGAAGGCTTTCGTGGAGCGCTTTCGGGCCAAGGCCACCAAGGCGCGCCAGGCCCAGAGTCGGGTCAAACAGATCGAGAAGATCGAGGTCGAGACCCTCGCGTCCTCTTCGCGGCGCTACCCCAAGTTGAAGTTCGACCTCAAGCGTCCGAGCGGCAAGGACGTGCTCGAGATCGACGAGGTCTCCAAGGCCTACGGCGAAAACCAGGTGCTGAAGTCGGTGTCGCTCACCATCCGCCGGGGTGAGCGTGTGGCCGTGATTGGCGCCAACGGTCTCGGAAAATCCACGCTGCTCAAGATCGTCACGGAAAACCTGGCTCGCGATGCCGGCAGCGTGAAATGGGGGCACGAGACCCACGTCGGGTACTTCGCTCAGGACCACCGTGATCAGCTGACGAACCCCAAGCAGACTGCCCTCGACTTCTTGTGGGACTCCTGCCCGCAGGAGGGAACCAGCTTCGTGCGCGGCGTGCTGGGGCGCCTGCTGTTCTCCGGCGAGGACGTAGAGAAAGCGGTCGGGGATCTCAGTGGAGGGGAGGCGACGCGCCTGATCTTCAGCCGCTTGATGGTCCAGAAGCCGAACGTGCTCGTGCTGGACGAACCCACCAACCACCTCGACCTCGAGTCCATCGAGTCGCTGGTCGAGTCCCTCGATGCCTATCAGGGCACGCTGCTCTTCGTGTCCCACGATCGCTGGTTCGTCGAACGGCTCGCGACGCGGGTGATCGAGATCAAGAGCGACGGCCTGAACGACTTCAACGGGACCTACCGCGAGTATCTGGAGCGGCTCGGTGACGATCACCTGGACGCCGACTACGCGGAGCTGCGCGCGAAGGCGAACAAGAGCGCGAAGTCCAAGTCGGTGGCCCCGCCGCCGCCCGGGCAGCGCACGAACCGTCAGAAGGCGCTGCCGAAGAAGCGCGACGAGGTGCTCGACAAGATCGCGGCGGTGGAGGCAAAACTCAGCGAGATCAACGCGGCCTATTCCACGCCGGGTTTCTTCGACAAGACGCCGATGGATGTGGTCTCGCGCCTGCAAGCCGAGCGCACGGCGTTCGAGGCACAGCTCGCGGCGCTGACCGCGGAGTGGGAGTCCCTGGAGACCGAGCTCTCCGCGCTCGAGTGA
- a CDS encoding DUF350 domain-containing protein, with translation MNPDSPLYRLAFVLGATLVLLLLFQLGLRLLSPKQTLKADLEQGNAARALLHGGDVFGIFLIAANIATGSMEEKSWRADALWVSTFGAAAMLLFFVSSRAGVRVLLKSRMNAEIEAGNVAAGIAGGAHSLATGIIVARAVAGSDLRTLGLSLVFFALAQITLHILVLLFRLLTKYDDSAEIQSGNVAAALSYAGLTIAVAIIVGQAVEGTFTGWGDSLLSYAKALSWGAGLYVVRQLIVQTILLGSFSLRGGTLDTEIARDKNVGMGAIEAMAYVATAFAILRIG, from the coding sequence ATGAACCCCGACAGCCCGCTCTACCGCCTCGCCTTCGTGCTCGGCGCGACGCTCGTCCTGCTACTCCTGTTCCAGCTCGGCCTGCGTTTGTTGTCCCCGAAGCAGACGCTGAAGGCCGACCTGGAGCAGGGCAACGCTGCTCGTGCGCTCCTGCATGGCGGAGACGTGTTCGGGATCTTCCTGATCGCCGCCAACATTGCCACCGGCAGCATGGAAGAGAAGAGCTGGCGTGCGGACGCACTGTGGGTCTCGACCTTCGGCGCGGCGGCCATGCTCCTGTTCTTCGTGAGCTCCCGCGCCGGCGTGCGTGTGCTGCTCAAGTCGCGCATGAACGCCGAAATCGAGGCGGGCAACGTGGCAGCCGGCATCGCCGGCGGCGCGCACTCGCTGGCCACTGGCATCATCGTCGCCCGCGCGGTCGCCGGCAGCGACCTGAGGACCTTGGGGCTGTCCCTGGTGTTCTTTGCGTTGGCGCAGATCACGTTGCACATCTTGGTGCTGCTGTTCCGCCTGTTGACGAAGTACGACGACTCCGCCGAAATACAGTCTGGAAACGTGGCCGCGGCGCTCAGCTACGCCGGCCTCACCATCGCTGTGGCCATCATCGTGGGCCAAGCCGTCGAGGGTACGTTCACAGGCTGGGGCGACTCGCTCTTGTCCTACGCCAAGGCACTCTCCTGGGGTGCTGGCCTCTACGTGGTGCGACAGCTCATCGTGCAGACCATCTTGCTCGGCTCCTTCTCGCTGCGGGGCGGCACCCTCGACACCGAGATCGCTCGCGACAAGAACGTCGGCATGGGCGCCATCGAAGCCATGGCCTACGTCGCGACGGCGTTCGCGATCTTGCGCATCGGCTGA
- a CDS encoding cytochrome P450, with translation MLPPGPSLPAALQTLLWIRRPIELMRFCRARYGNTFVLRIAGTGNLVVTSDPESIKQIFTGDPENLRAGEVNAVLEPIVGEHSVLTLDGARHLRHRRMLLPPFHGERMRLYGVEMMQITERDLDTWPSGSPFSLRNHTQDITLEVILRTVFGVDQAGALTELRRRLEKLLSIADSPLGVLGMIPAMRRNFPLSPWRRFLNDRASADEAIYAEISRRRRSGTEGRNDVLSLMIDAVDADGKHLEDVELRDELMTLLVAGHETTATAMCWAFERILDSPGVLDRLHQELDDATDGNPFDVAHANNLPYLDATIQEALRLRPVIPMVGRRLHAEFTLGELEIPKGWVLAPSIYLTHVNPALYPDPDAFRPERFLDKRPDPYAWLPFGGGIRRCLGMAFALYEMKIVMATILSRRRLELAQPAPVPTVRRAITFSPKHGTLVRAWGRSPKTRPRAA, from the coding sequence ATGCTCCCCCCGGGCCCGTCCTTGCCAGCCGCTTTGCAGACCCTGCTCTGGATCCGTCGACCGATCGAGCTCATGCGCTTCTGTCGCGCGCGCTACGGCAATACGTTCGTCTTGCGCATCGCCGGCACGGGCAACCTCGTCGTCACCAGCGATCCCGAGAGCATCAAGCAGATCTTCACCGGCGATCCGGAGAACCTGCGCGCCGGTGAGGTCAACGCCGTGCTCGAACCCATCGTCGGTGAACACTCGGTGCTCACACTCGACGGTGCTCGTCACCTGCGCCATCGCCGCATGTTGCTGCCCCCGTTCCACGGCGAGCGGATGCGCCTGTACGGCGTGGAGATGATGCAGATCACCGAACGTGATCTCGACACCTGGCCCAGCGGCTCGCCTTTCTCCCTGCGCAACCACACTCAGGACATCACGCTCGAGGTGATCTTGCGCACTGTCTTCGGCGTGGATCAGGCCGGCGCGCTCACCGAGCTCCGTCGCCGCCTCGAGAAACTGCTCTCCATTGCCGACTCACCCTTGGGTGTGCTGGGCATGATCCCGGCCATGCGCCGCAACTTCCCGCTCTCGCCCTGGCGGCGATTCCTGAACGATCGCGCCTCCGCCGACGAGGCCATCTACGCCGAGATCTCCCGTCGACGGCGCTCCGGTACCGAGGGTCGCAACGACGTGCTCTCCCTCATGATCGACGCGGTGGACGCGGACGGCAAACACCTGGAAGACGTCGAGCTGCGGGACGAGCTGATGACACTGCTCGTGGCGGGCCACGAGACCACCGCCACAGCCATGTGCTGGGCCTTCGAGCGCATCCTGGACTCGCCCGGAGTGCTCGACCGGCTGCACCAAGAGCTCGACGACGCCACCGACGGCAATCCCTTCGACGTCGCGCACGCAAACAACCTGCCGTACCTCGACGCCACCATTCAGGAGGCGCTGCGCCTGCGCCCCGTCATTCCCATGGTCGGACGGCGTTTGCATGCAGAGTTCACGCTGGGTGAGCTCGAGATCCCCAAGGGGTGGGTGCTCGCGCCCTCGATCTACCTGACCCACGTCAACCCAGCGCTCTACCCCGACCCCGACGCGTTCCGCCCCGAGCGCTTCCTCGACAAACGTCCCGACCCGTATGCCTGGCTGCCGTTCGGCGGAGGGATCCGGCGCTGCCTGGGCATGGCCTTCGCGCTCTACGAGATGAAGATCGTGATGGCGACCATTCTGAGCCGGCGACGCCTGGAGTTGGCCCAACCGGCGCCGGTCCCCACCGTTCGCCGCGCCATCACGTTTTCACCGAAACACGGCACGCTGGTGCGGGCGTGGGGGCGCTCTCCGAAGACGCGGCCCCGCGCCGCGTGA